In Methylobacterium sp. WL1, the sequence GCCGTTCATCGTCATCGACACCGTCATCTCGTCGAGCGGGATGCCGGAGAACAGCGTCCGCATGTCGTAGATCGAGTCGATCGCCACCCCGGCCATGCCGACATCGCCCGAGACCCGGGGGTGGTCGGAATCGTAGCCGCGGTGCGTGGCGAGATCGAAGGCCACCGACAGGCCCTTCTGCCCGGCCGCGAGGTTGCGCCGATAGAACGCGTTCGAATCCTCGGCCGTGGAGAAGCCGGCATATTGCCGGATCGTCCAGGGCTGGGTCACGTACATGGTCGGGTAGGGGCCGCGCAGGAACGGCGCGATGCCGGGATAGGTGTCGAGGAACTCCAGGCCCTCCCGGTCCTCCGGCCCGTACCGGCCCTTCACCGGAATGCCCTCCGGGGTCATCCAGGGCTCGGGCAGCGTGGGCGATGCCACCGCAAGCGGCTCGCCGACCCAAGACATCTCGGCGAAGTTCGGAATGCGGGTGGTCATGTGGGTGACTCGTTGTGGCGTTTGTCACCCTATTATAGACGCCCCCGGAAACCGGGCTACTCCCCTCCAGGTCTAGACGTCCGCCGGCCGCGCAGGATGTAGATCGCTGCACCGGCCAGCATCAGCGCCATCCCGTACCAGGTCAGCGCATAGACGAGGTGGCTGTTCGGGAAGGCGATCACCGTGAGCCCGCCCACCGGCAGGCCGCCGGAATTGGGCGCCGCGTCGGCGTCGACGAAGTAGGGGGCGACGTCGGTCAGGCCTTTTGCCGCCGCGATGGCGGCCACGTCGCGCGAATACCAGCGCCCATCCTTCGGGTCGTTCGACCGCAGGAACGCGCCACCGGGCTCGGTCAATCGCAGGAGGCCGGTCACCCGCGCATCCCCCGCCACCTGACCGGCCAGCCGGGTCGCGGGATCCCGGTTCGGCCCCGGCACGAAGCCGCGGTTGACCAGCACGAGGGTGCCGTCGGGCCGGCGGAGCGGCGTCAGCACCCAGAAGCCGCCGCCCCGCTCGGTGACGGCCTGGACCAGCGTCTCCCGGTCGTGAAGGAAGGTGCCGGACAGCCGGACATGCCGGTAGGCGTCGTCGGGGCCGACCCGTGGCCATTCGGCTGGGCCGGGAGCCGGCACCGCCGGGGCGTGGACCCGGGCATCGACCCGGGCAATCAGGTCGAGCTTCCAGGCCCGGCGCTGGACCTGCCACGTCCCGAGCCCGACGAGGACGACGAACACGAAGGCGGCGGCCGCGCCGAACACGAAGCGCCGCGCGAACGAAAGCGGGGCCGGGGAGGGGCCCGGACCGGAGCCCCCCGCCGACCCCGAGGGGATCACGTCCGCACGCCCGCTCAGCGGGCGTTGTTCATGACGTCGTGGGCATCCATCGGCATCATGTTGTGGTTGAGGTGGTACATCACCCAGACCGAGCCCGCGAGCATGATCACCACCACCATGATGGTGAAGATCAGGGCCAGGAAGGTCCAGCCGCCCTCGGACTTCGTGTTCATGTGCAGGAAGTAGATGACATGCACGACCATCTGCACGCCGCCCAGCGCCAGGATCACCAGGGTGGTGACGAGGCTGTTGTCGAGTACGTTGCCCATCACCAGCCAGAACGGGATCACCGTCAGGATGACCGACAGGACGAAGCCGGTGATGTAGCTGCCGAAGCTGCCGTGCCCGCCCTCGCTGTGGGCGTGGGCGTCATGGGTATCCGGACCGTGACCGGTCAGGTGGTGCGCGTCGGCGCTCATTCGAGCACTCCCATCAGGTAGACGACCGTGAACACCCCGATCCAGATCAGGTCGAGGAAGTGCCAGAACATCGACAGGCACATCAGGCGCCGCTTGTTCTCGACGATCAGGCCGTGCTTGCGCAGCTGAACCAGCAGCACGACCAGCCAGAGGATGCCGACCGAGACGTGCA encodes:
- a CDS encoding SURF1 family protein; protein product: MIPSGSAGGSGPGPSPAPLSFARRFVFGAAAAFVFVVLVGLGTWQVQRRAWKLDLIARVDARVHAPAVPAPGPAEWPRVGPDDAYRHVRLSGTFLHDRETLVQAVTERGGGFWVLTPLRRPDGTLVLVNRGFVPGPNRDPATRLAGQVAGDARVTGLLRLTEPGGAFLRSNDPKDGRWYSRDVAAIAAAKGLTDVAPYFVDADAAPNSGGLPVGGLTVIAFPNSHLVYALTWYGMALMLAGAAIYILRGRRTSRPGGE
- the cyoD gene encoding cytochrome o ubiquinol oxidase subunit IV, with the protein product MSADAHHLTGHGPDTHDAHAHSEGGHGSFGSYITGFVLSVILTVIPFWLVMGNVLDNSLVTTLVILALGGVQMVVHVIYFLHMNTKSEGGWTFLALIFTIMVVVIMLAGSVWVMYHLNHNMMPMDAHDVMNNAR